A genomic segment from Poecilia reticulata strain Guanapo linkage group LG3, Guppy_female_1.0+MT, whole genome shotgun sequence encodes:
- the spata17 gene encoding spermatogenesis-associated protein 17 has product MADLLNLKQQVEEFKSEYYNRNWQAEVNRKEETQAAIRIQSWFRACRVRTYIRHLNKKAIIXQKAWRGFAARARVRQMVKAAYFTMKMNFYNDMAVRIQKTWRGFYFRKYIHYFYARKRYLQQILMNNELVRKELDEIEKAQAREKEYLDAIKEQKIKAYQAYRMHHLISTKKLPGVFNSPYRQTPHEMELLLRQVRYQVPGSMAHRDAGYLGGLCDSTGLSFSGSAESQRTISTKTQEFRTRLPPIVTKKGKAKMTQAVHNR; this is encoded by the exons ATGGCTGACCTTCTAAACTTGAAACAACAAGTAGAGGAATTTAAAAGTGAATACTACAACAGAAACTG GCAAGCCGAGGTGAACAGAAAGGAGGAGACCCAGGCTGCCATCCGAATTCAGAGCTGGTTCCGAGCCTGCAGGGTGCGGACATACATCAG ACATCTGAACAAGAAAGCAATCATCKTACAGAAGGCATGGCGCGGCTTTGCAGCAAGGGCACGTGTCAGACAAATGGTGAAG GCGGCATATTTTACCATGAAGATGAATTTCTACAACGACATGGCGGTCAGG ATTCAGAAAACATGGAGAGGATTCTACTTCAGGAAGTATATCCATTACTTTTATGCTCGGAAAAGATATCTGCAGCAAATTCTCATGAATAATGAGCTCGTGAG GAAAGAGTTGGACGAGATTGAGAAAGCACAGGCGAGAGAGAAGGAATATCTAGACGCtataaaagagcagaaaataaaagcttaccAAGCTTATCGAATGCACCATCTCATCAGCACGAAAAAG CTCCCCGGGGTGTTCAACTCTCCTTACAGGCAGACCCCTCATgagatggagctgctgctgaggcAGGTCAGGTATCAGGTCCCTGGCAGCATGGCCCACCGGGATGCTGGTTATCTCGGGGGCCTTTGCGACTCAACGGGACTTAGTTTCTCTGGGTCTGCTGAATCCCAACGTACCATTTCCACCAAAACCCAGGAGTTCAGAACCAGACTACCTCCTATCGTCACCAAGAAGGGAAAGGCAAAAATGACTCAAGCTGTCCATAACAGATGA